CATATCTGAAACGGCGCGGGCACATTGCCGATCAGACGCACCCGGAGCTTGACGCCTTGCTCGCCGCCGAGCGCTTCACGCTCTACGCGGGCTTCGATCCGACGGCCGAGTCGCTGCACGTCGGAAACCTCGCGATCATCATCATGCTGCGCCGGTTCCAGGCGTTCGGACATCAGCCGATCGCGCTTGTCGGTGGCGGGACAGCGATGATCGGCGATCCCTCGGGACGCGAGATCGAGCGGCAGCTTCAGACGCGCGAGATCATCGCGGCGCGCGGCGAGCGCGTTCGCGAGCAGCTTTCGCGCTTCCTGCGTTTTGACGATGCGCCGGGCGGCGCTCTCATGCGCGACAATTTCGATTGGCTCTCGTCCCTGTCCCTGATCGATTTTCTGCGCGACGTGGGCAAGCACTTTCGCGTGCAGGACATGGTGGCGCGCGAGTCGGTGCGGCGGCGGCTTGACCGGCATGAGGGCATCAGCTTCACCGAGTTCTCGTATCAGCTTTTGCAATCGTACGATTTCTACCACATGTTCCTCGCCGACAATTGCCGGTTGCAGGTCGGCGGGTCAGATCAGTGGGGGAACATCACCGCCGGGACGGACCTGATTCGCACGATCACCGGCAAGGGGGCCTACGGCATCACCGCGCCGCTCGTAACGCGCTCGGACGGCACGAAGTTCGGCAAGAGCGACGACGGGCAGGGCAACGTGTGGCTCGACGCGGCGATGACGAGCCCGTTCGATTTCTACCAATTCTGGCTGAAGACCGACGACCGCGACGTGATGCGCTACCTGCTGATGTTCACGG
This genomic stretch from bacterium harbors:
- the tyrS gene encoding tyrosine--tRNA ligase — protein: MTESVLTYLKRRGHIADQTHPELDALLAAERFTLYAGFDPTAESLHVGNLAIIIMLRRFQAFGHQPIALVGGGTAMIGDPSGREIERQLQTREIIAARGERVREQLSRFLRFDDAPGGALMRDNFDWLSSLSLIDFLRDVGKHFRVQDMVARESVRRRLDRHEGISFTEFSYQLLQSYDFYHMFLADNCRLQVGGSDQWGNITAGTDLIRTITGKGAYGITAPLVTRSDGTKFGKSDDGQGNVWLDAAMTSPFDFYQFWLKTDDRDVMRYLLMFTEVDGEDLARVSTAHEKNPGDRVAHRRLAFEVTALVHGEDAARDAEEAAKAAFYGKGKNVDISSVPTTDISRATLADGYTIADAFVAAGLVTSKGEARRKAAQGGLRVNECAVTDATATITEADFEGDRCVLRFGKQRVHVLRLAGE